The Brassica napus cultivar Da-Ae chromosome C7, Da-Ae, whole genome shotgun sequence genomic interval ttaaaaatcgcATAATCAATAATCTCATATAAAGCACCTAACTACCATCGGCCTAAGCGCCTGCATAATCAATAATCTCATATAAAGCACCTAACTACCGTCTAGTGATTGACATTGTTGAAGATCATAACAACTGATGtgtgaattttttgtttttttttttgtttgagccAGGTCAAGTAGGACTACTGCATCTGAAGCAGTGGTACCTGTAGTTTCTGCAGGAGATATTGTTATGAGAGATGACAATGATGATGATATAACAACTAATGATTTTCAGATCGATATGGGAGTAGTAATGCCTGACATAACCAGCGATTTCCTTCAAACCGACGACAAACAACACATCAAACCCGCACAGCAGTGGGAGAACACCATCACCGGCGTCGACCAAAGGTTCAGCAGCTTCACGGAGTTCCGAGACGCATTACACAAGTACTCAATCGCCCACGGGTTCACCTACAAGTACAAGAAGAACGACAGCCACCGCGTCTCGGTCAAATGCAAAGCGCAAGGCTGCCCCTGGCGCATCGCCGCGTCGAGGCTCTCCACCACGCAGCTGATATGCATCAAGAGAATGAACCCGAGGCACACCTGCGAGAGAGCCGTAGTGAAAGCGGGTTACCGCGCGGCGAGAGGCTGGGTTGGGAGTATTATAAAGGAGAAGCTGAAGGCTTCTCCTGACTACAAGCCTAAGGACATTGCAGAGGATATAAAAAGAGAGTATGGGATTCAGCTGAACTACTCTCAGGCGTGGAGAGCTAAGGAGATCGCTAGAGAGCAGCTTCAAGGCTCTTATAAAGAAGCGTATACTCAGCTTCCCTTTCTCTGCGAGAAGATTAAAGAGACTAACCCTGGTAGCGTTGCAACTTTCGTGACTAAAGAAGATTCTAGCTTCCATCGTCTCTTCATATCGTTCTACGCATCTATAAGTGGGTTTAGACAAGGCTCTCGCCCTCTACTCTTCCTTGACAGTGTTGTCTTAAACTCAAAGTACCAAGGGGTTATCCTTGTTGCTACAGCTCCTGACGCAGAAGATGGAGCGTTTCCAGTAGTGTTTGCGGTTGCGGATACTGAGTCAGAAGAGAACTGGGTTTGGTTCTTGGAGAGTCTCAAATTAGCGTTGGCTGATTCACGGAGAATCACGTTCGTTGCGGATTTTCAAAACGGTTTGAAGAATGCGTTGCCTCTTGTGTTCGGTGACGAGCACCACCATCACGCCTATTGCCTGCGACGCCTCGCGGAGAAGCTGAACACTGACTTGAAGGCTCAGTTCTCTCACGAGGCGAGACGGTTCATGCTCAGCGACTTCTACGCAGCTGCTTACGCCACGCGTCCTGAAGGATACTACAGTTCTTTGGAGAATATAAAGAACATTTCTCCTGACGCTTGCGCTTGGGTTGTGGAGAGTGAGCCTCACCGTTGGGCTAACGCTTTGTTCGAAGGAGAGAGGTATAACCACATGAACTCCACTTTCGGGTTAGATTTCTACAGCTGGGTCACTGAAGCGCACGAGCTGCCTATAACTCAAATGATAGACGAGCTCAGAGCGAAGCTGATGCAAACGATCTACACGAGGCAGGTGCAGTCCCGGGAGTGGGTTGGGACAGTGCTAACACCAAGTAACGAGGAGAAGCTGCGGAAGGAGATGGAACTCGCTAGGTCGCTTCAGGTGTCGCGGCCTCACGATAGCTTATTCGAGGTTCATGGTGGTGAATCCATCAATGTAGTTGATATCGACCAGTGTGATTGTGACTGTAAGGTGTGGAGATTGACTGGTTTGCCGTGTAGCCACGCGGTTGCGGTGATTGAGTGCATAGAGAAAAGCCCTTATGAGTACTGCTCTAGGTACTTGACATCGGAGAGTTATCGGTTGATGTATGCTGAGTCTATTAACCCTGTCCCTAACGGGGGGATGATGTCGGAGGAACAGCCTATTGAAGGGGTTGTTTCGGTGACGCCGCCGCCCACTAGGAGGACACCGGGGAGACCAAAGAGTAAGCAAGAGGAACCGGTAGACATGATCAAGCGTCAACTTCAGTGTAGCAACTGCAAGGGGTTGGGACATAACAAGAAGACCTGCAAAGCTGGGTCTGAGGTACAGACGGAGAGACAGGATTAAGACAAAACATAGTTATGGTTAGCTGACTTGGCCCAACATTTTGGTTTTTGTCCCTCTAGTTGTTGGTTTTAGGTGTGGAAGGTTGTGCGACCAAGCGAACAGAGACCAACCAGCACTTAATCTCTGCTTTTAATTGGCATTAAACTtgatgtagttcacatttttGTCATAAATTTTTGGAATTACAGTCCATATTAAACAATTGCTTGAACATGATAAATTGGATTCATTACACAGCTTTATAATCTCACTTCACAGAATCAGCCACACTTGTTAGAAACTTCCAAAATTGCCAACAACACTTGATGTTTTACTTTTACTTGTATAATTCCCACCCGTGAATAGGGCCAGAGCCTATAATAAATTGCCAGCAACAGAAAAgatataaaaatgtgaaaaagaGTGTAAATCTCTACCAAGAAATCGACTCCAACCAGTCAGAGGTGAACTCATAGGCCACGAAGGTAACAGCACCAGCAGGAGCAGCTTTCACAGTGGATGGCACAATGCCTTTGTACAGACCGTGCCACCCTTCAGACATTAGAATCTGTTTGAGACCGTCTAACATGTTTCTGTATGCACGTCGCTCCACTCTGGCTCCATATCTCGGATGTCTCTGCAAACCTTCAATCTGCAACAACATAAAAAAAGCAGTACTAAGATTAATTGaatatctttacgaagaatcCAATGGGTAAAGATTAACAGACCTGGAAGCGCTTTTTAACCACATCAAGAGGATGGCAGACGAGTTTGGCGCTAGTGCCAGCTCcaagaccacaaacaaaaaGCTGGAAGCTAGAAAGGTTGGTGTCCACGTTGATAGGGTTATTGGAGGATAACATGCGTCGGTTCCAGTCCTGGTGAATAATCAAATGCCCTGATTGTCTGTCACTAGAAATATAGAAAGACAGATTATTTAAGAAGACTCTTACCATCATCCAACGCTTGAACATATCGTAAGTGCCAAATTGCAGGCCAGCGTAAGGTACGATTTCAACAAGTGTTGGTGTTAATCCATTATACAATCCTCTTATGCCTCGAGATTTGATAATATCGAAAAATGCAGACCTCATTGTTGGATACACCTGTAAACAGCCATCAATCAGTCAAATATGGTTGCAATGTCACTTAACAAGAATAGAAAAATAAGAAGACCCCTCGGAGGCAAGAGATTTAAACTGTATTACAGGCTTCATAAGTCAAGAAACAAAACCTTAGGCTCCCCCTGCGAGGCCAATATTGTCCTAAGAAGATCAAAGGGGTACGATCCTAGCGTAGCAGCACACCCTGCTAAAGCTCCACTGACGAAAGATAGATAAGGGCTCAAATGCATATGATCCTCTGCATTCCAAAAGTATACAACCAGTTTAGGTAACACACTGATCTCCAAATTACAACAGTCATTCAGCCAACATAATCTGAAGAATTTGCCTAGAGTGAAATTCTCTTTCACCAATAACAAGAAATGCAACACGATGTAGGAAAGAACAGAATCATCTACCCCTAAGATAGTCATgtgaaaacaacaaaaaagacAACGCACTAACAATCTACAAAGTACCATatctagaagaaaaaaaaaccagagTTACTATGTAGAGTCATTACCTGTTTTAGTAGAACCAGATGCAAAAGATTTCAACTTATGCAGTACTGTAAACTGAATTGAAGTATATGGCATGACCATAAGCAAAGCTGGCACATTCCCACGCCAAAACCCCTGAGAAAAAAAACATCAGAACAAAGAACAAGACCTTCATGCCACAGACCTTAAAGCAAAGGTTTTAGGAAACGGAAGTGGTCTAAGAGACAGACCCGGAAACCTTCTTCTCTAAAAATGTCTTTAGTAGCCTGTACCATCCCTGTATACTTAGATGCTCCTGACAAGTTCCCCCTGACCACAGACCATGAACTCGTCGGTTCTAGCTGAACCTGCAACCACACATTAAAGCTTCTTCAGCCATCTCCACAGATAAAGGTAATCACTTTCCTAGTGAATCCAAATATTCCCAGATAAAGTAGAAAAAGAGCTAAACTTTATCAATGGGGTATGAAAGAAGAGAAAGGCAATACCTGAAATCTAATCTTAATGACATCAAGCGGAGAAGTAACAGTGCGGGAAACACCACCGGAGATGGCACCGGCGGAAGCATCAATCAGGGCACGTTTAATCTGTCCGGGATCTTCGACCGCCTCCGTGgaactcatttttttcttctagggTTTCGTCTCTACAAGCTAAAATCAATTACAAAACCCATCTCATCAAATATAAAACCTCAcaaaaggaaagagatcaaTTTCACATCAACATTGGAAAAAAAGATATCATCTTTATCTTCCGAGAGATTTTACCAGATAACGAGAAGGAGCAGCGACATTTATTGACGACGATGGTGATCTTGCGGGATAAgcacagaagaagaagaaggaaggatGAGCCTTACAGGAAGGTTGTGTTGCCGCGGAATTGGGTGGTGATAGAAAAGGATTCGacttgaaaaagattataaaaaaaaagttgggaGCTTTTCTTCAATCTCCGTCAACGATCGTGTGCTCCTCCGTATCCCAATTTAAACGCACTAAAACACTTCTTTACAGAGTTAGCCCCTTTAATGTTCTGTCGGTTTCAtgaaaatatcaattttatgaGGACAAAGctaatatcatttatttttaataaggtTTCAACTTGCAAAGGAACTTGCAAAggttgctcttttttttttgacgtgcCTTTACGTCTTCTGAATGGGTGAGGACTACTCACTGTAGCTTCTCTCTCGACGGGTTATGAAACACGATGACCATAGGATAGGATAGGATAGGATAGGATAGGAGTAGAGAGAATATTAGCTTTTTTTAAACATGGATTAACTCGTACTTAAAACGAATATGAAAAAATCAGAGATGGGAGTTATATAGCTCACGCCTGGTTAAAATCCGTTTTAGTAGTATTTACACCGAATTAGAATATGTTCAAATCCTCAGAGGGTCCCAACTCCCATGATATGATATTCACATTTCTTTCTGAATATTATGTGTTTCTCTATATTTGATATTAGAGTTTTGAAACTGCTAAACAaacttttaaaacttttgtttatGGAATATATTTGATGATAAAAACGATCTTATATAACTAGAGACAGTGCCGTGCGAAGGTTTTCGGAAGCCCGAAGCgagttcaaaaatattattttacatgatatctttttaataataagatatatatataacattcaaaAGTTTTGAATTATTACATAAAcgttttctaaattttcttcaccaaaattttataaactaaaattttttaatcatGAACAAAAAGTATGAATttgtaatataaatacaaagataaaaaaaaattgattgaaaTGTTGGTAGCTGTCAAAAAGGTAAATCTTAACATTTAAATTAACTATAGTaaactatatattgaaaatattataaatctttatcaaattctcataaatatataaaataaatctaactcacagcatataaaaaaaaagaccaatGTGGATCAAAATATTTGCAGTTTTTTAGAAGTagaatctttatagttttatttaaaatatagcaAAAATGATCACAAACCTAGTTACTTTAAACAGAAGTccaatttaaaatcaaataaaaataaaaatctaactaGGAGAATGTTAACTATCgtgtaaaagtatttttttttgtaattagggGCCCTGAAATTTCTATAAAACTTGAAGGCCGTAGGCAAATGCCTTTTTCAAAAGCCTCTAAGCACGGCTTTGACTAGAGATGGTCCTAATTCCTAACTGGCTCTTGGAACTCGTTTACGCTGAAGCAGGTGATGGCTAGATATGATTCCCCAACTAAGTGTGGAATCTTAATATCTAGTGTTTTCCTCTGCAGATACTACTCGTTTTCGTGTAAGCTTCTTGGTATCTGCCTTTTTAAAAAGTCATCCTAGTTGttcataaaatatgtatatacagTATCACCCTTTACTCGTTTACAATTCCACCGTTATATCATTCTCTGCAAATGGACTTCCACCATATGGCAattctcaaaaaagaaaaaacttccACCATATGGTTATTCAGAGGACACACTAACAATACAAGATGTAACCTGGAATGCCTTTTTTATTAATCGGGAGAGGTGTCGACCGAAACTCGACTAATCATCTGCTCATGTGGGTCGGCCTACCGACGACAGGCAGCCCGGTTGTTCTACATGGAAAATTAGAAATTCACACCGCATGGCCACACGTGAACTAATAATTTCGCACTAAAGTGAAATCGATTTATGGCACGAACCAACATGACGAGACTCCTCGTCTAGGAAACCACCACAATGTGGTTACCATCTTCTTTTTATTACAGTGCCACATTATATTGATCCAGTGAGATATCAAAATACGTAATTTTCTTACCTCTATAtccattcttttttcttttctttttttgtgaaTCACCTATATCCATTCTAGACATGTCCTTTTCATGCAATCTTGATAAATTATCTTCTTTGACCAATCAATCACAAACTGgactttgttttaattaaaaaaaatcattcttctaatgcatatataatatagttattGTCCAGTAGGAAAAAAAGGTCGTTTTCCATATACATATTAGACTACTTATTAACATACTTAATATTTCCAGAATAGTAGTACATACAACATCCAACATTCAAATACAGAGTTAGCTTCACAAGAGACATAACACATACCAAACCACACCATGTGCACACAACCCATCTTACAGATAAGAGCCTGAAAACGTAGTGAGGATTGAAGTTTCGAGATCGGAGAGGATTCCCTTCGCTTGTTCTCCTTCCATATCCCGGTCATGACGCACGACGAAGGCATGAGTACGGCGGATCCGCCGGATGTTCTGATCTCTCCGACGAGAGGAAGCACATCTTTGGGGGAGACGCGAGTTTTGGATGGATCGATGAAGGTTTGTGTAGAAGGAGTTTCGGTGGACGATGGATCTACGGAGAAATCACCGACGATCTTGAATCTGGGGGTAGCAAATCGGGGGATCTCTCCGGAGAAGGTGATTGAGAATGGGGTTAAGGAGAAAACGCAGGTGGTTTCAAATCTGGAGGTATCAAAAGAGGGATCGAAGAACTCGTGGGTTGGAGTGGTTCAAGGGCAAAAGGTTCTGAAGAAATATGATGTAGAAATACAGATGCAGGATGGTATTGGATCAGTAATGGTACCAGAGGAGATTACAAAGGGTGTAGCACCGCTATGGGATGATTTCTTGATTGGGAAATTTCTTGATGTAGCGCCGCATATAGCAAAGGTTCATGCCATTGTAAACAAGATATGGACGCTCAATGACAAAGCTCAGAGGGTGGAGGTTTTCGAAGTGAATGAAACAATGATGAAGTTTAGGATACTAAATAATGCTGATAAGAACAGGGTGCTGCGCAGAGGAATGTGGAACATTGCTGGTGTCCCAGTGGTGTTAACGAAATGGTCACCAGTGATTGAGAAGGAGAAGCCACCCACACAATCAATTCCTATGTGGGTGCACATTAAAAATGTTCCAGTAAAGCTGTTCTCGTGGCAGGGTCTGAGCTTTGTGACAAGTCCATTGGGGAGCCCAGTGAGATTGCATCCGGAGACAACTCAATGTCTCAACATTGAAGTGGCAAAGATATTTGTAAAGGTGGACCTTTCAAAAGATCtgccaaagaagatgaagtttaATATAGAGGGAGAGGAAGTCATGGTGGAATACATCTACCCGTGGTTACCAACAAAATGCCCAAAATGTGAGAAGTGGGGACATACAGTAAAGAGATGTCCACAAGGGAATGAAGAGCAGTCCGAGGAGAAAGACCAAATTGAAGAGGGAGAAATAAGAGAAGTTCAGAGTGAGGAAAAAGTGGAGAAGGAAGGACAGGAGGAAGACAGAGTGGTTCACATGAAAAATaaggaggaagagaagaagtttGAAGAAGTTGAGGAAAATacggagaaagagaaggaactAGAGTGGTCAGAAATCACTCCAGGGAAAGCTAGCCGTTCCCCTAATATGAGTCAAAGGGGATTGGAATATGATCAAGTCTCTCTTATTACAGAATCCAGATTCTCGGTTTTATCACCAGAAGAAGGAATGCAAGATGATGAGGAGAATGTAGAACAGATTGCAGTGCCGTCTAATTCGAAATTGAAGGAAAAGGAGGAAGTACGAGTGTCAAGGCAAGTCTTGCCTAGAGACTCAAAGTTGAATCACAGATATTTGGGAGACAAAGGAGGTCAGAAAGCTCAGGAAGGCGATCCTAGCTATCTGAAAACGAAGAAATCTCGACGCTAATATGTCAGGTTTCTATTGGAATATAAGAGGTTTTAATAAAGCATCTAAACAGGAGATGGTAAAAGAATGGGTGAAGAAGAGAGGTTTTCAATTTGGTTGCTTAATAGAAACTAGAGTGAAGGAGAATAAAATCAGGAGGATTGTAAATAAAGTGTTTCCAGGGTGGTCCTATATGGAGAACTATGAGCACAATAGGTTGGGAAGAATGTGGATTGTGTGGAAGCAGGGGGTAAGGGTTACGCCTTGTTTTCAGAGTGAGCAGCTTCTCACAGTATCTATACTAATGGAGGGTTTGGAGGAAGAATTTTACTGTTCTTTTGTTTATGGTTTGAATTTGGAGGAAGAGAGAAGGGAGCTTTGGAGAGATCTCAAATCTCATCAAGATTCTCCAATTATCAGCAAAAGGGCGTGGATCATTCAGGGAGATTTTAATGAGATACTATCAGGAATTGAGCATTCAGTAGAAAGCTCTTCTCATGATTCTGTGGGTATGAGAGAATTTCAAGAAGTTGTTGAGTATTGTCGTTTGCTGGACATGTCGTATCAAGGTCCAAGGTTTACCTGGTCAAATAAGAGAGATAATGGTATTATCTGTAAGAAGTTGGACCGGACTTTGGTAAATGAGGTATGGCTTCAGAGCTATCCTCAATCATATTGTGTATTTGAAGCTGGTGGCTGTTCGGATCATCAGAGATGCAGGGTTATCATAAAAATGGATCTGTTGAAGCCAAGAAAGCCCTTTAAATTCGTAAATGCGCTTGTTGACACTCTGGAATTTCTCAGGGTGGTAGAGAGCTTCTGGTCTGGAACTGAGAATCTGTTTGTCTCAACTTCTGCTTTGTTTCGGTTGTCAAAGAAGCTAAAAGCTTTGAAGCCACTATTGAGGAATCTAGGAAAAGAAAAATTTggagatatttttaaaagaacagGGGAAGCATATAAGGTTCTCTGCGAAGCCCAAATCATGACATTGGAGGATCCTAATCAGAATAATGTGAGGGCAGAATCAACTGCTTATGGAAGGTGGTCTCTTTTGTCAATGGTGGAAGAGAGGGTTATCAGTCAAAAAGCAAAAGTCCATTGGCTAAGTGTGGGAGATGGAAACaataagaattttcatcaagcAGCTAAAGTGAGAGAAGTTAGAAATGCCATAAGAGAAATCAGGAGGCTTGATGGTTCAGTAGCAGAGAGTCAAGAAGATATAAAGAAGGAGGCAGTGGATCATTTTCGAAACTTCCTCACACATATTCCTTCAGACTACAGAGAAGTACCAAGGGATGAATTGAAGCTGCTTCTAAACTATGAATGTTCTGAGGAAGATGGAAGAATGTTGATTGGGGTAGTTAATGCAGAGGAGGTTAAGAAAGTTCTATTCTCTATGGCAGCGGACAAGTCTCCAGGCCCTGATGGCTACACGAGTGAGTTCTTCAAAGCTTCATGGTCTATTACAGGCAGGGATTTTGTGGTTGCGGTTCAatcattttttgagaaaggtTTTCTGCCAAAGGGCATCAACTCCACCATTCTGGCCCTTATACCAAAGAAGAATGATGCCACCTACATGAAAGACTATAGACCTATCTCATGCTGCAACGTATTGTACAAGGTAATCTCAAAAATTCTTGCCAATCGCATGAAAAGACTTCTGCCATTGTTTATATCGCTAAACCAATCAGCATTTGTTAAGGATCGTCTGATCATGGAGAATGTTCTTCTAGCTTCGGAGTTGGTAAAGAGTTATCATAAGAACTCAGTCACAGAGAGATGTGCAGTGAAGATTGATATATCAAAGGCTTTCGACTCGGTTCAGTGGTCGTTTCTGCTATCTGTTTTGGAAGCTTTAAATTTTCCAGCAAAGTTCATTCTCTGGATTAAGAAATGTATAGAGTTGGCGTCTTTCTCTATTCAAATTAACGGGGAGCTGGCAGGATATTTCAATAGTAGAAGAGGGCTACGTCAAGGATGCGCACTCTCGCCATACTTATTTGTGATCTGTATGCAAGTGTTAACAAAGCTCCTTGATAAAGCTGCAGTGGAGAGAAGGATTGGCTACCACCCGTATTGCAGAGATTTGAATTTGACTCATATATGCTTCGCTGACGATGTCTTAGTCTTCTCAGATGGGAAAAAGAATTCAATTGAAGGGATTCTAGAGGTGTTTCAGGATTTTGCTAAGATATCAGGCTTGAATATTAGTCTTGAGAAATCTACCCTGTTCTTGGCGGGAGTTAAGAGTGAAGATAGCGCTTCTATACTGGAGCAATTCCCATTTGAAGCTGGTTCACTGCCAGTAAGATATCTTGGTCTTCCCTTACTAACAAAGAAGATGAGTGTACAAGATTATTCTCCTCTGATATCAAGAATAAGAACTCGTGTTTCTTCTTGGACTGCAAAGCACTTGTCATTTGCAGGAAGACTTCAATTGATTGGTTCAGTGATATATAGCATCACCAACTTTTGGACGTCGGCTTTTCGCCTCCCGAGTCAGTGTATAAAGGAAATCCACAGCATCTGCTCTGCTTTTCTCTGGTCTGGGCCAACGCTATCCACACGGAAAGCAAAAATTGCATGGGCTGATGTTTGTAAACCAAGAGATGAAGGTGGGTTGGGTTTGAGGAATTTGTTGGAAGCAAACAGAGTGGCTTGTCTGAAGTTAATATGGAGAGTGTTATCTGCAAGGTCTTCGCTATGGGTTAAATGGATTTGGAAGTATCTCATAAGGAAGGGATCGTTTTGGAGTGTAAATGAAAGGAGCACTCTAGGCTCTTGGATGTGGAGGAAACTCCTGAAGATGAGAGCTGTTGCAGTGCAGTTTTTTAAGGTGGAGATAAACAGTGGCTCTACTACTTCTTTCTGGTTCGATAGATGGTCACCTTTGGGGGTTCTTATTGATTTCACTGGAGGAAGAGGCTGTGTAGAACTAGGTATTCCAATAAATGCAACGGTGGAGAGAGTCATTCAAACTTATAGGAGAAGAAGGCGTAGAGTTCCTATTTTACAGCAGATAGAACAAGAGATTATGGCTCTGCAGGAGAGAAGTCTTAATCAGCTGGATGATGTTTGTTTGTGGAAAAGAGAGAGTGGTGACTACGCATCGGAGTTTTCTACTTCCCAAACTTGGAACTTGTTACGagagaagaagcagaaggttccCTGGTCTAAAGGTATTTGGTTTCCTGAAGCCACACCAAAATTCTCCTTTATGGCATGGATTGTCATTCATAACAGGCTGGCTACTGGTGATAGGATACTTAAGTGGAATCCTCAAGCAGTGTCTGTTTGCTGGTTATGTAAAACACATTTGGAGACTAGAGATCATCTTTTTTTCGAGTGTGAATATTCAAAGGAAGTCTGGTTGGGGTTAACTAGAGGTTTAACAGGCAGTGGAGTGTGTCAATGGTTGCAGGTTATGCAGATACTGACCAATGGTTTACATGAAAGGGTAGTGACGTTCTTATGGAGGTATTGTTTCCAATCTGTTCTTCATGCGATTTGGATGGAAAGGAATACTAGGCGTGTGGAGGATAAAGCTCTGCCAACTTCTTGTCTTATGATAAAGTTGGACAAGCAGGTCAGAAACAGAATTACTTCTTTGAGAAGGAAGAATGGAGGTAAATATGAGAAAGCAATGGAGGAATGGTTTAAAAGAAGGTGAAGAAAGGAGTATGGAAGTTAAGCAATAGATATGAGTTCTTTTTTGTAATAGGAAGCAGTCCCCTctgtaaaaaagttttttttgaagtgaataaaatttaaaattctttcaaaaaaaaaaaaaaaaaaaaaaaaaaaaaaaaaaaaaaaagataagagcCTGAAAATAGAAAACCGCCAAAATATGACTACATGTCCCTGACTTGGAACATGTTGCGGTTCTTGACGACGATGTCGTACATGTGCATCGACTTAAACTTGGAGAAATCAGTGGGGAGCGAGATGAGATGAACGGTGGATGCTTTGTGGAACTGAAGGAGATGAGCATTCTCGTAGTAACGTTCCCAACCAAGTGCGTAAAGATGTCGCTGGAGATGTGAGTAAGAGGTTATGACCTCGTTGCTTGGAGTGTAAACCAGAACCTTTCGCTTT includes:
- the LOC106410803 gene encoding uncharacterized protein LOC106410803; amino-acid sequence: MATKKVIAICQAGGQFVTNKDGLLVYTNGDAYAIDIDHDTSLSDFRSELAENFGFSWETMTLKYFLPGNRKTLITISKDKDFKRMVSFSLDAPNVEVFVLPEESKAMIVSNMPASRSSRTTASEAVVPVVSAGDIVMRDDNDDDITTNDFQIDMGVVMPDITSDFLQTDDKQHIKPAQQWENTITGVDQRFSSFTEFRDALHKYSIAHGFTYKYKKNDSHRVSVKCKAQGCPWRIAASRLSTTQLICIKRMNPRHTCERAVVKAGYRAARGWVGSIIKEKLKASPDYKPKDIAEDIKREYGIQLNYSQAWRAKEIAREQLQGSYKEAYTQLPFLCEKIKETNPGSVATFVTKEDSSFHRLFISFYASISGFRQGSRPLLFLDSVVLNSKYQGVILVATAPDAEDGAFPVVFAVADTESEENWVWFLESLKLALADSRRITFVADFQNGLKNALPLVFGDEHHHHAYCLRRLAEKLNTDLKAQFSHEARRFMLSDFYAAAYATRPEGYYSSLENIKNISPDACAWVVESEPHRWANALFEGERYNHMNSTFGLDFYSWVTEAHELPITQMIDELRAKLMQTIYTRQVQSREWVGTVLTPSNEEKLRKEMELARSLQVSRPHDSLFEVHGGESINVVDIDQCDCDCKVWRLTGLPCSHAVAVIECIEKSPYEYCSRYLTSESYRLMYAESINPVPNGGMMSEEQPIEGVVSVTPPPTRRTPGRPKSKQEEPVDMIKRQLQCSNCKGLGHNKKTCKAGSEVQTERQD
- the LOC106410805 gene encoding mitochondrial thiamine diphosphate carrier 2, whose product is MSSTEAVEDPGQIKRALIDASAGAISGGVSRTVTSPLDVIKIRFQVQLEPTSSWSVVRGNLSGASKYTGMVQATKDIFREEGFRGFWRGNVPALLMVMPYTSIQFTVLHKLKSFASGSTKTEDHMHLSPYLSFVSGALAGCAATLGSYPFDLLRTILASQGEPKVYPTMRSAFFDIIKSRGIRGLYNGLTPTLVEIVPYAGLQFGTYDMFKRWMMDWNRRMLSSNNPINVDTNLSSFQLFVCGLGAGTSAKLVCHPLDVVKKRFQIEGLQRHPRYGARVERRAYRNMLDGLKQILMSEGWHGLYKGIVPSTVKAAPAGAVTFVAYEFTSDWLESISW
- the LOC106352228 gene encoding flowering-promoting factor 1-like protein 3 encodes the protein MSGVWVFKNGVIRLVENPGADETNIVKAKRKVLVYTPSNEVITSYSHLQRHLYALGWERYYENAHLLQFHKASTVHLISLPTDFSKFKSMHMYDIVVKNRNMFQVRDM